Proteins encoded by one window of Drosophila melanogaster chromosome X:
- the CG15461 gene encoding uncharacterized protein — protein sequence MVEKTKTLQLLLMARAVLTIIYNDHFCWTFIKSYGLFSLAIPLAKYFDGFQVLPTGDV from the coding sequence ATGGTGGAGAAAACCAAAACACTTCAGCTGCTGCTAATGGCTCGCGCCGTATTGACGATCATCTATAATGACCACTTCTGCTGGACCTTCATAAAGAGCTATGGACTCTTCTCGCTGGCGATTCCGCTGGCCAAGTACTTCGATGGCTTCCAAGTGTTGCCCACCGGTGACGTGTAA
- the CG1812 gene encoding uncharacterized protein, with product MAATPAPAVTPAATATSAAAKIPVNPVSPEEETLLRGLNKLRNEEKLTDVTLIVEEHRFKAHRVVLAASSDYFCAMFADCAMIESRKDEINLYGIKARAMGSIIDYIYTSMLELNYDNIEEILAAATHVQVREVIDRCTIFLGAKIEMENCLAIAGMADIYGIMDLSERAYRYMCAHFEEFATTSDFKEMKVDQLRFILSSNYPIDVAEQDLVRLVCSFAIEQQLNESALGDLLRLIKWQHISYKSVDELRNMNCSLDKGKQLPLPTSYYNRIKQEHMGHLLNGVVSLKDQSLPQGPTNMRGMELCLLKIGGFEWNGLTNVIMCFSPKKMNWYELTAIPHIDQCNFGTAVLNNKLFIVGGAYDVFLKEYIHPFGFCYCPLRNTWMTIAPIQQDRCRFSLNAVGTQHLYAVGGILDDDNEEALRMISNVERYDIAKNVWTYMPSLQENRSQHAGVVVGDKLYISGGVHLANILASMWVFDTKTEVWQELASMPTPCCDHVLVAVDNRIYACGGWHESLTEWRVLVEHIYAYDIETNTWSVETKIPAPKFYTGVTAMGRTIFFVGGLDSTESIDRASAETMAYDLDTKEWWHEKDSWDSPNDVWESTCVAIYVPNCDA from the exons ATGGCAGCGACGCCAGCGCCAGCAGTGACGCCGGCAGCGACAGCAACGTCGGCTGCGGCCAAAATTCCTGTGAATCCCGTGTCCCCCGAGGAGGAGACCCTTCTGCGGGGCCTCAACAAGCTGCGCAACGAGGAGAAACTCACGGACGTCACTCTGATCGTCGAGGAGCACCGATTCAAG GCTCACCGCGTCGTCCTGGCAGCCAGCAGTGACTACTTTTGCGCCATGTTCGCCGACTGTGCCATGATTGAGTCGCGTAAGGACGAGATAAATCTCTACGGTATTAAAGCCAGGGCCATGGGCTCGATCATTGACTACATATACACATCGATGCTGGAACTGAACTACGATAACATCGAGGAGATCCTGGCGGCAGCCACGCACGTCCAGGTGCGCGAGGTGATTGACCGATGCACGATCTTTCTGGGCGCAAAGATCGAGATGGAAAACTGCCTGGCCATTGCGGGAATGGCCGATATCTATGGAATTATGGACTTATCCGAACGGGCCTACCGCTATATGTGCGCTCACTTTGAGGAGTTCGCGACCACATCGGACTTTAAAGAAATGAAGGTGGACCAGCTGCGCTTCATCCTCAGCAGCAACTATCCCATTGACGTGGCCGAGCAGGATCTGGTGCGTCTGGTATGCAGCTTTGCGATCGAACAACAGCTGAATGAGAGCGCTTTGGGGGATCTGCTGAGGCTGATCAAATGGCAACACATTAGCTATAAGTCCGTGGACGAACTGAGGAACATGAACTGCTCGCTGGATAAGGGAAAACAGCTGCCACTGCCTACCAGCTACTACAACCGAATAAAACAGGAGCACATGGGGCACCTACTCAACGGAGTGGTGTCCCTGAAGGATCAGTCACTGCCACAGGGACCAACAAACATGCGGGGCATGGAGCTGTGTCTGCTGAAGATCGGGGGCTTCGAGTGGAACGGCCTGACCAATGTAATAATGTGCTTTTCGCCAAAGAAAATGAATTGGTATGAGTTGACCGCCATTCCGCACATCGATCAGT GCAACTTTGGCACGGCCGTACTGAACAACAAACTGTTCATCGTGGGCGGAGCGTACGATGTCTTTTTGAAGGAGTACATCCATCCCTTTGGCTTCTGCTACTGTCCGCTAAGGAATACATGGATGACCATAGCACCCATTCAGCAGGATCGCTGCCGTTTCTCGTTGAACGCAGTGGGCACTCAGCATCTGTATGCGGTGGGCGGCATTCTGGACGATGATAACGAAGAAGCCCTGCGCATGATCTCCAACGTGGAGCGCTACGATATCGCCAAGAATGTATGGACCTATATGCCTAGTCTGCAGGAGAATCGCAGTCAGCATGCCGGCGTCGTTGTGGGCGATAAGCTTTACATCTCTG GTGGCGTCCACTTGGCCAACATACTGGCAAGCATGTGGGTATTCGACACAAAGACGGAAGTCTGGCAGGAGCTGGCCTCGATGCCCACGCCCTGTTGTGACCACGTTTTGGTGGCGGTGGATAATCGCATCTATGCCTGCGGCGGATGGCACGAGAGTTTGACGGAATGGCGGGTTCTGGTGGAGCACATATATGCCTATGATATTGAGACTAACACGTGGAGCGTGGAGACCAAGATACCGGCCCCCAAGTTCTACACCGGCGTGACCGCGATGGGCAGAACAATATTCTTTGTGGGCGGACTGGACTCCACGGAGTCGATTGATCGGGCCAGTGCGGAAACAATGGCCTACGACTTGGATACCAAGGAATGGTGGCACGAAAAGGACTCGTGGGACTCGCCCAACGATGTGTGGGAATCAACCTGCGTGGCCATCTATGTGCCCAATTGTGATGCCTAA
- the Tak1 gene encoding TGF-beta activated kinase 1, isoform A, protein MATASLDALQAAYVDFSEITLREKVGHGSYGVVCKAVWRDKLVAVKEFFASAEQKDIEKEVKQLSRVKHPNIIALHGISSYQQATYLIMEFAEGGSLHNFLHGKVKPAYSLAHAMSWARQCAEGLAYLHAMTPKPLIHRDVKPLNLLLTNKGRNLKICDFGTVADKSTMMTNNRGSAAWMAPEVFEGSKYTEKCDIFSWAIVLWEVLSRKQPFKGIDNAYTIQWKIYKGERPPLLTTCPKRIEDLMTACWKTVPEDRPSMQYIVGVMHEIVKDYTGADKALEYTFVNQQIVTKESDGTVAAQPDSLSSQEGELSPSSTQLTPTTAANANVNAIAISKTTTSSMTENTSSTSSDITPTNSGQLDNNPLFYMVTNRWDAIPEEESNESRNDSFNLTSSAEATQRLETIRNGMILMACKPMEQLTLDVEANGFDLSPSESSSSSTNAKSDGRERLTVTDTKPVMMTTDLSNNNGGIHAHSNGLLSHANGWQARDEELQEQEHEQEIVNSLDVDVDPDEDENDGTEQSLAEILDPELQPEPPIPNDAESQLIYRDHRHMAKEYLSVDTNLYYAQDFKDKLIVQMDRTEREQKQELLRKMKDKEGLQSLYNNLQQQYASRQLAAGHHPQPHPHPHPNQLQHPHSHPPMHFLQDEGCGLLPGSVCGGSESVEEGWVVIPPHHNA, encoded by the exons ATGGCCACAGCATCGCTGGACGCACTGCAGGCAGCCTATGTGGACTTCAGTGAGATAACACTAAGAGAG AAAGTCGGCCATGGGTCCTACGGAGTGGTCTGCAAGGCCGTTTGGCGCGACAAGCTGGTTGCCGTCAAGGAGTTCTTCGCCAGCGCCGAGCAGAAGGACATCGAGAAGGAGGTGAAGCAGTTGTCGCGCGTGAAGCACCCGAACATCATCGCTCTGCACGGGATATCCTCGTACCAGCAGGCCACCTACCTGATAATGGAGTTCGCCGAAGGTGGATCGCTGCACAACTTCCTTCACGGCAAGGTGAAGCCGGCATATTCTCTGGCCCACGCCATGAGCTGGGCGCGCCAATGTGCAGAG GGTCTGGCATATTTGCATGCCATGACGCCAAAACCACTAATACATCGCGACGTGAAGCCGCTGAACCTGCTCTTGACCAACAAGGGACGCAATCTGAAGATATGCGACTTCGGCACGGTGGCGGACAAGTCGACCATGATGACCAACAATCGCGGCAGTGCCGCTTGGATGGCGCCCGAGGTCTTCGAAGGCTCCAAGTATACGGAGAAGTGTGACATTTTTAGCTGGGCCATTGTTCTATGGGAGGTTCTGTCCAGGAAGCAGCCCTTTAAAGGCATCGACAATGCCTACACCATCCAGTGGAAGATCTACAAGG GTGAACGCCCGCCGCTGCTGACCACTTGCCCCAAGCGCATCGAGGACCTGATGACCGCCTGCTGGAAAACGGTGCCCGAGGATCGCCCGTCGATGCAGTACATAGTGGGCGTTATGCACGAGATCGTCAAGGACTATACGGGGGCGGACAAGGCCCTGGAATACACGTTTGTTAATCAACAG ATTGTCACCAAAGAGAGCGACGGCACGGTGGCCGCTCAACCGGATAGCCTCAGTTCGCAGGAGGGGGAACTGAGCCCCTCGTCCACACAGTTAACACCGACAACGGCGGCCAACGCCAATGTGAACGCGATAGCAATATCAAAAACAACGACTAGCTCAATGACCGAAAATACCTCATCAACATCATCGGACATCACGCCGACGAACTCGGGCCAACTGGACAATAATCCGCTATTCTATATGGTCACCAATCGCTGGGACGCGATTCCCGAGGAGGAGAGCAACGAGAGCCGGAACGATAGCTTCAACCTCACCTCGTCGGCTGAGGCCACTCAGCGCCTCGAAACGATCCGGAACGGCATGATCCTGATGGCCTGCAAGCCCATGGAGCAGCTCACCCTCGACGTGGAGGCG AATGGCTTTGATCTGAGTCCCAgcgaaagcagcagcagcagcacgaaCG CAAAGAGCGATGGCCGCGAACGACTCACGGTGACGGACACCAAGCCGGTGATGATGACCACGGATCTGTccaacaacaacggcggcaTCCACGCCCACTCGAACGGACTGCTGAGCCATGCGAATGGTTGGCAAGCAAGAGATGAGGAGCTGCAGGAGCAAGAGCATGAGCAGGAGATTGTCAACTCGTTGGACGTCGACGTGGATCCCGACGAGGATGAGAACGACGGCACCGAACAGTCACTGGCCGAGATTCTTGATCCGGAGCTCCAGCCAGAGCCGCCGATACCCAACGATGCCGAATCGCAGCTCATCTACCGGGACCACCGACACATGGCCAAGGAGTACCTGAGCGTCGACACGAACCTCTACTACGCGCAGGACTTCAAGGACAAGCTCATCGTGCAGATGGACCGAACCGAGCGCGAACAGAAGCAGGAGCTTCTGCGCAAGATGAAGGACAAG GAGGGTCTTCAGAGTCTTTACAAcaatctgcagcagcagtacGCTTCACGCCAACTTGCGGCCGGCCATCATCCGCAacctcatcctcatccgcaTCCAAATCAGCTTCAGCATCCACACTCACATCCGCCTATGCATTTCCTGCAGGATGAGGGCTGTGGACTGCTGCCCGGATCGGTGTGCGGAGGCTCTGAGTCCGTGGAAGAAGGCTGGGTGGTCATCCCACCGCATCACAATGCGTAG
- the Tak1 gene encoding TGF-beta activated kinase 1, isoform B encodes MCDTRALINTKQTSDLHSCWIIYTKSDGRERLTVTDTKPVMMTTDLSNNNGGIHAHSNGLLSHANGWQARDEELQEQEHEQEIVNSLDVDVDPDEDENDGTEQSLAEILDPELQPEPPIPNDAESQLIYRDHRHMAKEYLSVDTNLYYAQDFKDKLIVQMDRTEREQKQELLRKMKDKEGLQSLYNNLQQQYASRQLAAGHHPQPHPHPHPNQLQHPHSHPPMHFLQDEGCGLLPGSVCGGSESVEEGWVVIPPHHNA; translated from the exons ATGTGCGACACACGCGCCCTGATCAACACCAAACAGACCAGCGATCTGCACAGTTGTTGGATTATATATA CAAAGAGCGATGGCCGCGAACGACTCACGGTGACGGACACCAAGCCGGTGATGATGACCACGGATCTGTccaacaacaacggcggcaTCCACGCCCACTCGAACGGACTGCTGAGCCATGCGAATGGTTGGCAAGCAAGAGATGAGGAGCTGCAGGAGCAAGAGCATGAGCAGGAGATTGTCAACTCGTTGGACGTCGACGTGGATCCCGACGAGGATGAGAACGACGGCACCGAACAGTCACTGGCCGAGATTCTTGATCCGGAGCTCCAGCCAGAGCCGCCGATACCCAACGATGCCGAATCGCAGCTCATCTACCGGGACCACCGACACATGGCCAAGGAGTACCTGAGCGTCGACACGAACCTCTACTACGCGCAGGACTTCAAGGACAAGCTCATCGTGCAGATGGACCGAACCGAGCGCGAACAGAAGCAGGAGCTTCTGCGCAAGATGAAGGACAAG GAGGGTCTTCAGAGTCTTTACAAcaatctgcagcagcagtacGCTTCACGCCAACTTGCGGCCGGCCATCATCCGCAacctcatcctcatccgcaTCCAAATCAGCTTCAGCATCCACACTCACATCCGCCTATGCATTTCCTGCAGGATGAGGGCTGTGGACTGCTGCCCGGATCGGTGTGCGGAGGCTCTGAGTCCGTGGAAGAAGGCTGGGTGGTCATCCCACCGCATCACAATGCGTAG